In one Ictalurus furcatus strain D&B chromosome 28, Billie_1.0, whole genome shotgun sequence genomic region, the following are encoded:
- the LOC128603543 gene encoding GTPase IMAP family member 7-like isoform X1, which yields MASVEVPELRIVILGKSFSQTSTVGNFILGRSVFETEDPPHSVELHCDIVGGHVEGRYIIIINTPHLYDPKLSNEELNRKIKECVSLSRPGPHAFLLVVQPHDFTQKDRNLLRYILNSFGDQAINYSIVINTDSGFNTSEDESRFTAIQELTEECHGRHHSFSQLHESSRSSVCQLFEKIEKSFKPDDLTAHQKQDEQAVQGQGVRLFSQYLHVETRSSSTMSKQDKIQRDFLLPDLKKDGVKLYLQKIRKVASDNRGTEIKLKKVEEYSFKVGTLEETSYKDEPDMIDEWEQFYLPEHMFMEVIGVLEEFTDDDDLVLMVCEDEKVFAFEDETLHLVSNNLEELFKNGLQFPGTERYYRGQTFEYMTEEDWDRVRESDGLKEKRKEDQELLESMKDSFINNLNIIMGRKRVVPIPDPEEKPLVSV from the exons ATGGCGTCGGTTGAAG TGCCAGAGCTGAGGATTGTTATTTTGGGGAAAAGTTTTTCACAGACCTCCACTGTGGGAAACTTCATCCTGGGCAGATCAGTGTTTGAGACTGAGGATCCTCCCCATTCAGTAGAGCTTCACTGTGATATTGTCGGAGGTCATGTGGAGGGAagatacatcatcatcatcaacacaccTCATCTGTACGACCCTAAACTCTCTAATGAGGAGCTGAATCGGAAAATAAAAGAGTGTGTTTCACTTTCTAGACCTGGACCTCATGCATTTTTACTTGTGGTACAGCCTCATGACtttacacagaaagacagaaacctACTGAGATACATCCTGAACTCCTTCGGCGATCAAGCCATAAACTACTCCATTGTGATAAACACAGACAGTGGGTTTAATACATCAGAAGATGAATCAAGATTCACTGCCATTCAGGAGTTAACAGAGGAATGTCATGGGAGGCATCACAGTTTTTCACAGTTACACGAATCGAGCAGGAGCTCAGTTTGTCAGCTGTTTGAGAAGATAGAGAAGTCGTTTAAACCTGATG aCTTGACCGCTCACCAGAAACAAGATGAGCAAGCAGTACAAGGACAG GGAGTGCGGCTCTTCTCTCAGTATCTTCATGTGGAAACCAGATCATCATCAACAATGAG TAAACAAGATAAAATTCAGAGGGACTTCCTTCTTCCGGATCTCAaaaaag ATGGGGTGAAGCTTTATCTCCAGAAGATCAGAAAAGTTGCTTCAGATAACAGGGGGACAGAGATTAAACTGAAAAAGGTAGAAGAGTACAGTTTCAAGGTCGGAACTTTGGAAGAAACATCGTACAAAGATGAGCCCGACATGATCGATGAGTGGGAGCAGTTCTACCTCCCAGAACACATGTTCATGGAGGTGATTGGTGTTTTGGAGGAGTTCACCGATGATGATGATCTGGTGCTGATGGTGTGTGAGGACGAGAAGGTGTTTGCTTTTGAAGATGAGACGCTGCATCTCGTCTCAAACAACCTCGAAGAGCTGTTTAAGAACGGCCTCCAGTTTCCAGGAACCGAACGGTATTACCGTGGGCAAACCTTTGAGTACATG ACCGAAGAAGATTGGGACAGGGTGAGGGAATCAGACGGAttgaaggagaagaggaaggaagACCAGGAACTGCTGGAGAGTATGAAGGACTCCTTTATCAACAACCTGAACATCATCATGGGGAGAAAGCGAGTCGTG CCAATCCCTGATCCTGAGGAAAAGCCATTAGTGTCTGTTTGA
- the LOC128603543 gene encoding GTPase IMAP family member 7-like isoform X2, with product MEAVPELRIVILGKSFSQTSTVGNFILGRSVFETEDPPHSVELHCDIVGGHVEGRYIIIINTPHLYDPKLSNEELNRKIKECVSLSRPGPHAFLLVVQPHDFTQKDRNLLRYILNSFGDQAINYSIVINTDSGFNTSEDESRFTAIQELTEECHGRHHSFSQLHESSRSSVCQLFEKIEKSFKPDDLTAHQKQDEQAVQGQGVRLFSQYLHVETRSSSTMSKQDKIQRDFLLPDLKKDGVKLYLQKIRKVASDNRGTEIKLKKVEEYSFKVGTLEETSYKDEPDMIDEWEQFYLPEHMFMEVIGVLEEFTDDDDLVLMVCEDEKVFAFEDETLHLVSNNLEELFKNGLQFPGTERYYRGQTFEYMTEEDWDRVRESDGLKEKRKEDQELLESMKDSFINNLNIIMGRKRVVPIPDPEEKPLVSV from the exons atggaagcag TGCCAGAGCTGAGGATTGTTATTTTGGGGAAAAGTTTTTCACAGACCTCCACTGTGGGAAACTTCATCCTGGGCAGATCAGTGTTTGAGACTGAGGATCCTCCCCATTCAGTAGAGCTTCACTGTGATATTGTCGGAGGTCATGTGGAGGGAagatacatcatcatcatcaacacaccTCATCTGTACGACCCTAAACTCTCTAATGAGGAGCTGAATCGGAAAATAAAAGAGTGTGTTTCACTTTCTAGACCTGGACCTCATGCATTTTTACTTGTGGTACAGCCTCATGACtttacacagaaagacagaaacctACTGAGATACATCCTGAACTCCTTCGGCGATCAAGCCATAAACTACTCCATTGTGATAAACACAGACAGTGGGTTTAATACATCAGAAGATGAATCAAGATTCACTGCCATTCAGGAGTTAACAGAGGAATGTCATGGGAGGCATCACAGTTTTTCACAGTTACACGAATCGAGCAGGAGCTCAGTTTGTCAGCTGTTTGAGAAGATAGAGAAGTCGTTTAAACCTGATG aCTTGACCGCTCACCAGAAACAAGATGAGCAAGCAGTACAAGGACAG GGAGTGCGGCTCTTCTCTCAGTATCTTCATGTGGAAACCAGATCATCATCAACAATGAG TAAACAAGATAAAATTCAGAGGGACTTCCTTCTTCCGGATCTCAaaaaag ATGGGGTGAAGCTTTATCTCCAGAAGATCAGAAAAGTTGCTTCAGATAACAGGGGGACAGAGATTAAACTGAAAAAGGTAGAAGAGTACAGTTTCAAGGTCGGAACTTTGGAAGAAACATCGTACAAAGATGAGCCCGACATGATCGATGAGTGGGAGCAGTTCTACCTCCCAGAACACATGTTCATGGAGGTGATTGGTGTTTTGGAGGAGTTCACCGATGATGATGATCTGGTGCTGATGGTGTGTGAGGACGAGAAGGTGTTTGCTTTTGAAGATGAGACGCTGCATCTCGTCTCAAACAACCTCGAAGAGCTGTTTAAGAACGGCCTCCAGTTTCCAGGAACCGAACGGTATTACCGTGGGCAAACCTTTGAGTACATG ACCGAAGAAGATTGGGACAGGGTGAGGGAATCAGACGGAttgaaggagaagaggaaggaagACCAGGAACTGCTGGAGAGTATGAAGGACTCCTTTATCAACAACCTGAACATCATCATGGGGAGAAAGCGAGTCGTG CCAATCCCTGATCCTGAGGAAAAGCCATTAGTGTCTGTTTGA